TAGATGCAAACAACATGTTGTGACAAACAACATTTCCCcaagcaagtcagagcttttctacctgtcactcacacaccagCAGTTATACACCCGTGACCCCTTGGAAAAGTGGAGTACATATGGACAAAATAAGAACGCTGTGGACGAGATCAGGAAGATCAGGGTTTGAATTTCAGCTGGAATCTccagcatgttctccctgtgcatgcgtgggttttctccgggtactccggtttcctcccacattccaaaaacatgctaggttaattggcgactcccaattgcccataggtatgaatgtgaatgatgtAGGTTCAAACCTACCATGCTTACAGTGACACCAACATACTAACACGTACCTTACCTTGCTACCTACCAAGCTAGCTATCTATCTTCCtaccttcacttcctgtctcctaCCTTCCAGACACAAATCTCCTTGACTGCAGCTGTAATGGCCTCCTTGCATTGGCTCTGGACTCTTCTGTTTACATTTGGAATTCAGAAACTCACTCTGTACTGGGACGTTTGGAACCGCGTCTAGAACCGGGCCTAGGTCACCGCCACACTGTTTCGTGTCTGTGCTGGAGCAGAGATGGCCGTATTCTGTGTATTGGCACCCGGCGAGGAGAGGTGCAGGTATGCTGGGGGTGAAAGagggggaaagggggggggggggtcggatgTATCATGATGAATCAGCAGTGATGTGTATGTGTTCCTCTCTGTCTGACTGCAGTTGTGGGACGTTGAACGGGGGCAGAATGTGAGGACTCTACCCTCACACATGTCTGTTGTTCGAGCCCTTTCCTGGAATCAGCAGCTTCTTAGCAGGTAGCAAAAACGCACCGATAGAAACCCAACAAGGGTTTGACCACTAATGGCATTGCAGGAACCACCAGAAGTCATTGGTTACTGTCAGCGACAGTGTCTTATGGCTTGACAAATAGTGAACCCACACTGTTAGAACTACTGTACTGACTCCTCAAAAGTTGATATTTGTCCTTCAAATTATGTTTGAAATTATCAGCAAATAATAAGTAGATTGCAATTAAAAGATTATCACACACTAAAATAGTGACTCACACGTATGTTACTCCTCTGGCCGTGCCTCTTCTGTCATCCTGCCGCTGTTccacttgttaaaacatatttctcCTGTTGTCATATTTTCTTCCTGCCTTCCTCCTTGCGTAATGCTGCCGTACAGCCTCTGCCTCTTGGGTGTGACTGCAGGTGCCTTTTACGGTGCAGAACGTTTTATCAACGTTGTGGGTGTCGTCTGGGATAAAACTTCATTTAAAACTTCAGAGTCACACTGCTAGTGAtggaatttttttgtaaatttggcAAGCCGAACGCATTCTGTACTTCATAGGAAGATacggaggagattgattgactttGGGCTACATtcccttagccaatcaggacacagaacacaatgtgtgggttctcccttagcctcccttgttcacaaatctgtctaaacCTGTGTTATTGagcattcatcatttataattcATCTATCTCACAGGAGTGGCATATTAAGATGCGTATGAGACAGCATGATCATTGCACCAATGTGTCTTAAAAATCTCAATGTGCTTTTGGAAAAGTTATGCATAAATCCCAAGACCCTGAATATAAAATGATGTGTCTTTTTACCAATACATTTCATACAGGAATTCATAAACATAATTGTAATTTAAAGAACAACATATGTACCGTGTGTTGATGaaattattgatgttttttatgCTTTGGCAGTGGCTCAACCTTGGGACATATCCATCATTATGACCCGCGGGCTCCAGCTCCTCTGGTGGGTGCTGTTGTCCAACAGGAGGCCCTATGCAGCCTTCAGTGGTCACCTGATGACAAGTGGCTGGCCAGTGGATCCACAGACGGCCTCCTCCACATTTGGGATAGTGGTGTCATGGGTGTCACAAGGTCACATCAACCAGTTGCTACAATGAAACAACCAAGTGCTGTCAAGGTAGGTATAATTTATGTACTCAATACAGTGGCTGCTTAGTTTAAAATATGATGTTTACTCTCAGGCAATGGGATGGTGTCCATGGCAGAGAAAGATGATTGCTACAGGTGGAGGATGGAAAGACGGGAAGCTTCGGATTTGGGATACCGAGTCAGTGACTTGTGTCAGTTCTGTAGACAGCAACTCACAGGTGCTTTGAACATCACACAGGCACTCATCAGTGAGAGAGAATATACCATTATAACTTGTAACTCCGACTGCAGATCTGCTCTCTGAGCTGGACAGACGCCACCAGACGCCTGATCACAGGTCACGGCCTCCCTCATCACAGCGCTATCTGCTGGGAGTGGAAGTTATCTACACTCACACCGAGCTTCTGCCTGGCAGGTAAAGGATGGCAAAACAATTAATGACAACATTAAACTCACATGCAGCAGCCCCATAGGAATATTTCTAAAGGACCACACAGAAAACAAATGTGTCATGTTTGAAATTTCTCATTTCAAATCATTTTTCAgaatatttccactttaaactacaactttattttcatattaggcacactttgttcttgtaaaaatgatgaaaaaacccATACCTTGCTTATAAACCCATACTGAGATGGAGTGGAGGGATGATTTCTTTGCTCCAGCTGCACacgtcttcaactctcacatgagtgtacaacaccctctactggtagcaATAGTAAATACAATATCACACGTACAACAGAGAACTGATATATCGCTCTAATACAtcacaaggacgcagaacacaatacaCATTCATACACTGTTAGAAAAAAATCTGCGAAACAGCAAGTCTGCAAAAGGTGAACCACAATGTAGCGAGGGaacaatttttttcccctcgtattgtttttttttcttttggggcctaaatctcattcattcattttctactgcttatcctcacgagggtcacagggggtgctggagcctatcccagctgtcttcgggcgaggggcgggtcacaccctggactggtcaccagccaatcacagggcacatatagataaacaaccattcacactcacattcatacctatggacaatttggagtcggcaattaacctagcatgtttttggaatgtgggaggaaaccggagtacccggagaaaacccacgcatgcacggggagaacatgcaaactccatacagagatggccgagggtggaattgaactcggctctcctagctgtgtgacattcgtgctaaccactcatccaccggcCTAAATCTCATTATCTTAAATCACAGCTCAACTAACGCTGAGTTCAAAACAATAAATTGCCATTTGGACTGCCAATGATGACTCCATCATTaagatatttacacattttttgggcCGACTCACTCATATCACCAAGGAttcagcaaatgtcaacatttgatGTAAGGTCACATTTTTTGGAGTTGTTCAAAGGAATCCAGACTCGTATAGAGTAAGAATTCCACAATGTATTTGAAGAATGTTACTGTTCTGCACCAAATGTCAAATATCAatatctttgctgttttttttccccaggtcATTCAAATCGCATCCTGCACGTGACCTTAAACCCTGATGCTAGCCAGCTGTTCACTGTTGGAGCGGACCAATGCCTTTCCGTCTGGGACATCTAATTAGACATCTAATTATCCATTGTGTCAATCCACCAACACATATTGCTGTTACTTTTGCTCAACTAACTGCATCGTCTGAACATTCTAACCACTTTAATTTCACCTGAGGGTAACATTACGGGTCTTCTTGCAGATGTTGGCAAAAAAATGGCATCATATCCAAATAAGTTGCACTTAGGTACAAGTTGTTTAGAAATGTTTCCCAACTTGCGTAAATCTGGACTTTTAACTTTCCCATTTGTATTGGGACATCAAATGAGTTCTATCAAATCCTTTTATGTTACCCACCTTCAAAAAagcaactcaaaacccacctgtttaaatcctttttcaatgtctaactttttatacctgtcTGCTttgccccgcttttagccttgtttttagctctgaatgtatggatgttgtattttaatgtgtccTCTCCTCTATTTTTTTACTCAtctctatttttcttcactgtaaagcaggggtctcaaactcaatttacctggaggccactggagctagggtctgggcaaggctgggccacatcaggttttccaaaaaaaaaaccaaacgcatttattaaaaacagaaaaacatacaaactttttcagtgctttggttccgattttctacaataaaagctctgataaaacattccactgttctaaaatatcttaatttttatttttctgcacaaaataagatgaaaataaatacataaatcaagaataaagaaaatcaatcaatcagtaataaataaatataataataataataaaacagcaaataatacaaacttaagaaaccacatatagttggtgggtagacacattatttttttcagattaaaatgaacaaagcattattagagccctgtagacatgacaaaacatgactatagtcacatttatacttcttTTATTTGCaacattgcgcaactgcagggtcttgagacacatgctaactcgcaaactagagagctagcgacctaaacggtagccttcaagttattttctttaaacttaaatagccaaaaacttaccacttccacacggatagggaggataactattaacagttatttaacctttaacatgaacattaatcaaacgtaatatttttttctggggacatgataccatacagcatccatatcaaacttgcgcgggccgtactaacattaaactttcatatcaaggtgggggcctcaaaatagtgtcctgcgggccacatttggcccgcgggccgcgtgtttgagacccctgctgtaaagcgTCTGTAGGagccatgaatgaatttggattgattttttGTAGGTGCATGATAGTTTAAATTTGAATAgtggtgtttgttattgtttatgatattatttagaTTCGTTGTGATCACGTGGACAAGGGAAGTAGGTCAAATGGTTATGGGCGGTGACGTTTCGTTAATATAGGCACCTGTTCACCTGTGTGGCCAAGAGAGAGACAAAGAGAGAGGGTGAGCAGGGTTGCCGTATTTTTTGTTGGCCGCTAATTCCTTTAATCTATGTGATTACTTTGATTATGAGTTTGTGCACGGTATCATAAGTTgatcattaattttctttaacAAAAGGTTGAACTCATTTTTTGTATCTCAGAGATTTTTTATGTGTGGCGCGTCAGACAAAGTAAAGGCCTGGCTTCAGCCTCTCAGCGACTCTTGTATGAAGTCGCTAtattttgtcaacaaaaaaGGCCTTAAAAGGAAACATCAGGACAGCACAACGGATCAATGGATCAAGAGGACAAAAAGAGGAAGCTGATTAAATCCAACAACCATCGGACATAAAGTACGGAGGTAGGCGCTGGCTGTCAAACAGATTTGGAGCCGCTGCAAAGCGAACTACAGCCAGGCAAGCTCACCTGTGGATGTACGCATGAAGCTGTATGTTAATGGACGAAATTTGGAGAGGCATACTGAATGTGTGTCAGGGTGTGGAAATGTCTCACTTGTGGGTGACAGaaccacaaagaaaaaaactatgagaaagaaaaaaaagatttccttTGAAAAGTAAGACAAAGCAAATAAATGATTCCTTTCTTGTCAAAAAAATATCCCACATTTTGTACAATATTACACATACTGTAACAAGTATGTTTGCACTGGACTGTATCGTTCCGtaaagtgcccaaacaaagcaccctatgcATTGGTGACTCAGTATCTACAGCTATGTGTTTTTTCTTGAGTgagactgctaaataacccaccacggGGGTAAATAAAGTTGCATATTTTGAtagagaaggtgagaaacacaattGAATTTGATCTAGCCATGGAAGACTGCATCAACAACATCATTAGAAtgatttcacattgttttttgcatgtaaaactgtaattattctttgtaaaatacttttttttaacgttttttttagTCATTGCACTTTACATggtttcctatgggaaaatagTTTTTGTCTGATCAACTGAATAACAAAAATCTAGGTGGTactgtgtattgagttatggtaTGGGTTGCTAAccaaatgatattttaaaaatgtagatTAATTCACgtgaataaacacatttttttcagcatCAAGCTCTGTCTTGACATCAGCTTTCACACACATTCTTGTGACTCATGTGTTCATGAGTCTTATATCTTTGTTTTTACCACAGAGCCCCCCCGACTGAAGACTCGAGATGTTCGTGACAGGAACTGTCACAAACCACAAGATGTGATGTGGCCGTTTTTGCCTTTCGCATCCTTCCAGCGTATAAAAAGACTCATCAAGGTGGGCTTCGTCTGGATCGCGATGTTCTCACTGGTTCATTTGAGTGGCTTTCTGTCTGCCGTGGCTCTTCTCATTGCCGCACCAAGTGAGTAGAACACTTTGGAATCATTTTGATGATTAGTAATCCCttcatttacaactttattcaattTGTCCGTAGATGATGCAGCGGAGATTATTGGCGGGAGTGAAGTAAGGCCCCACTCACTGCCGTTCATGGCTctgttggaaaacaaaaaaccaAACTGTGGAGGGATTCTGATCCACCCACAATGGGTTCTAACTGCAGCCCACTGTGCTGAGTAAGACATGCATGTAACTATTGTATATGGAGGAAATGATCAAAATATCAGttttggaaatgtgtttttttcattaagaTCTGATAGTTCAGcagttttcaaagtgtggcaaAGTGTAACTCAATGTAACTGAAAATCAATTcattttgcctttaaatgtccatctatcaattttctatactgtttatcctcattagggtcacgagggtcctggatcctatcccagctgactttgggcgagaggcggggtacactctggactggtcgccgttaaatgtcacataaaatgtaaacatactgTAGCTTAGTGGCTATAAAAAGacgttttactttatttttctgaagCTGCTGTACTCACACTTTGAAAACTGCTTCTCCATTTACGTTTTTCTTGAGCTCAGTTATTGAAATTGTCACAAGAAATATATTATAGAATATCCTGATCATGCTTGTGGCAGCAacgtggacgagtggttagtgcacatgccacacagctaggagatccgtaTTGGATTCCCActtttgggcatctctgtgtggagtttgcatattctccccatgcatgggttttgtctatatgtgccctgtgggataggctcctgcatgcccgcgaccctcgtgaagataagcgttaccctaaccctaacccctaacccctaacccctaaccgcTTACCCTAACCCCTTACCataacccctagccctagccctaaccccaacaCAAACCCCAACACAAACCCCAACacaaaccccaaccctaacaaaccctaaccctaacaaaccctaaccctaacaaacCCTGACCCTAACAAACCCTAACAAACCCTGACCCtaacaaaccctaaccctaacaaacCCTgacaaaccctaaccctaacaaaccgtaaccctaacaaaccctaaccccaacccctaacaAACCCTAACGTTACCCTAACCCCCCAgtgtggtacagaaaatgaatgaataataatacttttaaaatgtgtatattctTGATATTATACATTAAAATTCACTAGCCTAATCAATGCTATGTTCATCTGCTCAAAGTCTCCTGTTGGATTAGAACTCCAACCAAACCAAATCCCTTTGAATTATGGCCAGTATTGTCACATGCAGATATTGATGAGTCTATGTTGACATCCACACAGTATCAAGAGGGTGCTGCTTGGTGTACACAACATTAAGAATACAGAGAAGGATTCCCGCCAGATAAGAAACGTCAAAAGCCACTTCCCTCATCCTTGCTACGATGTGACTGAAAAGGTCAACGACCTCAAGTTGCTCAAGGTGAGATGTACGCTGACAATATGGAGAGAAATGCAATAATATGGAAATATTGTCATGGTTTCATTGAGGTATGAGGGTACATATTGGCCCGCTATGATATGTTGTGATGTTTTCAGCAGtatatctcagcattcgttTCTAATTTTAATTTCTAATTGTGACTTTAAAACTGGAAAGGCTAACTTGTTGTTAAATTCCAGCTGGACAAAGTTGTCAAGAAGACCCCGGCAGTGAGCATTTTGCCATTGCCTAAAATTGACAGAGATCCGATGGCTGGCAGCAGCTGTGTGGTGGCCGGATGGGGGGTGACCAACAATGTCGCCAAGCAAATGTCCAACGTCCTCATGTCTGTCAATGTGACTGTTGTGGACAGAGTCAAATGCAACTCTCCTGACTACTACAATCTCAAACCGATCATCACTAAGGGAATGATATGTGCTGGTTCCGATGGTAGAAGGGTGGCGGATACCTGCTCTGTAAGTCATCGTTTGTGTGAAGGAGTtcaacaaacaaagaaaaaaaacaactaaaccttttttgtgttttgtctttAGGGCGACTCTGGTGGTCCGCTATTGTGCAAAGGAGTTCTGGTCGGTGTCACTTCATTTGGACCTAAAGGGTGTGGTCAGATTAAAAAGCCTGGGGTGTACACTTTTCTCTCTGCTAAGCAACTCGAGTGGATCAAAAACATcatcaagaaaaaataaatcaaatatgtttcattttgtatttgtggCCCTTTCaataaagtaaacaaatgttACAGAAATTCAGGCTTACTCATTTATTGTCACACTatttgggcgatatggaccttggcattcattcattttctaccgcttaacctcacaagggtcatggcggtactggagcctatcccagctgtcttcggacaggagaggcagggtacacctggactggtcgccagccaatcacaggccacatatagacaaacaaccattcaacactcacattcatacctatggacaatttggagtcaccaattaatctagcatgtttttggaatgtgggaggagacaggagaaaacccacgcatgcacggggagaacatgcaaactccacacagagatggccgagggtggaattgaactcgggtctcctagctgtgacgcctgCGTGCTAACGACCTTGGCatacatcacaatatttttgggatatatcacaatataatGATAGAAAATTGAAATACAGCAGAATCTtaaaccttaaaggggaactgcactttttggggacttttgcccatcattcacaatccttatgtgaaacataaacacatatttctttcccttttctgtgcatctaAGTGCAAGAAAAAGAGTTCATTTGGGCTACCTACAACAGCCGTTATGGGAAATActtattttgacgctaaaggtCAAAGAAAGCCTTACCTCAGATTACGACTATGCATGACAAACCCAAAGAAAGAATATGATTTTACATCTAAACAGAATTCGCAATGAGGGTTGACTAATTTGAAATGAAGCCTGATGGTGGAGCATTTCTGTGAACGACGAGGGCTAAATGTTCTCAAGAACACGGAGTCCTGGGCCGCACAGGAAGAAAGGGGTTGGAATGAGACAAAACCACAAGAGAACTGAAAAAAGGTTGGTGGGTCTCAAACCCACCACACAGGAAATGTTGTGCAAAATGTTGAGAAACATAAAAGGCTGTATTCACACATGCCAGCTTCATTTGCCTACAAAAGGATTTGTTATAAATGTAATCAACAAATCAAAATGTAGAAATTGTGTTAcgataggggtgtccaaacttgttCTATACCCGATGCACAGGCCACTTTGAGATTTGGTAAAACTGCATCTAAGCTTTGTGACATAGGTGAAAAATAATATCAGTATGAACTTCAGTCTTGGCTCTTTTTTCACCCATTTTGGTTGTTtctttttctcagaatatttagactttattcccataatatcactTTTATCATAATAGCACTTTTTCTACTTCCATAAACAATGGAGCCTAACCCCGTTATCTTTgggtgtgaggcggggtacaccctggactggtcgtcaaccaatcacagggaacatatagacaaacaaccattcacactcacattcatacctatggacaatttggagtcaccaattaacttagcattccaaaaacagggaggaaaccggagtacctggagaacatgtaaactccactcaaagatgtccaagtggagaatcaaacccaggtctctgactgtgtggccaacatgctgaaccaaaacattatattttctttaatatttcaacacaatGCAACATTATTTGTCATCATGAAATAATCAGTTTTCTTCTATAAATTGAGACTttcttctcctaatattttcactctttgtttttttttttatattttccaattatttcaaacTTTCTCCTTGTAAATTTTCATcgagttttccaaaaattacaactttgttgttttgtttttcagaatatttacttttttctgaaatactaccaaaattttactttttttcatattagaaagtaaaatttagttttatttttttctcttctttttcatttttcttgttaaattctattttataAAGAGGCccagaacaataaaaaaaacaactgtgggCCACAACTAGCTCCCAGGCTGCACATTTGGAGACGTCCGATCTCATGTGTATGCCTCCAGTACCACCAGGTGGCACTGTATGCAAATGAGAGGGAGATACTTAAAAGTCAAGTGGTAATATATGTCACTGGCACAAATATCATTTTTGAGACAGGTTGTCTTGCCAAACAACTTCTCCCTAAGCGAGTCAGCGCTTTTCTTCTTGGTATAGACACAAAAACACTAAAGAGTCTTATATTCTGGGTCATCTTATGTTTTAGAACAAATAGTTCATTAAAATATCATCACCTTATATAATAAATTCTCCGATAGACATCATTGCGGTTGTTATATTGCTATACGGCTCCACTGTTgcactgtaaatactgtatttgaaatgcctcattttgttgttttaatgctGCACTGTGAGATCCTTTGTTTGATGAGAggtggaaaaaagaaaagaaatcgCCATTGGAACACAAAGAATGGcaacaacataaaatatattgcGTGTGGTGACCCGCAACCGACCTAGAGATGATGCAAGCGAACATCGTGAGCCGCTAGACAGCTAGCAAACCAACAAAAGAAAACTCTGTACATAAGACTTACTTTTCTTGCTTGAGTGAAGCTTTCTTTGACGCACATGGAATtataacatacaaaaaaatgcaattactATCAATACATGTACATTTTCTTAATGCTAAACACAAGTAGCTAGCCAAAACATGGCTAACTGCTAATAGCACACCACACACTCAATGGTTTAAACATTTTAGAgcaaatctaataaaaaaagaactttTTCCAGACcttgtttctgctgttttgtgcTGCTGCTAGCTTGAGACACGTCAATGATTGTCTAATGGCGAGAAGAGCACTCACTCTTGCTGTGGCTAAATCCTTTTTAGGAGATGTGTCGCTTTTAACTTTTTATCCATAGCTTTTGAACCATTTTTTGccacatattttcatttatttatataccaAACAACCAAATCACATGAAACCACTGTATTTgagcaaaaaaacatgacaacaagCATGTTGGATCAGATATCTTACACCTCAGGGTGGATAAAGTGTGAGACAAATAAACTACAGATtggcttaaaaaaacaacatgtaaaaaatgtaaaatagtcgaagctaataaaaacaaatgtcatTCAACAAAAAATGCTGACCTGCTTCCATAaaaaggcaactgaaaagataaaAGTGAAGCCACACCCAGGAAATTCCAGGTGCCCTTTGTTTAAACTGGAAGCAAAATCACTGGGATTGACCAGCCATTGCTGCTTTGTTTACCTGGTTTCCATGGTCACCCACACAAAAGCCCATGTCCCACATGCAAGCAGCGGAAACTCACAGACCACACCTTTATGAACCTATTTTGTAAAGCGAATTAAAGTAGCCTTATGTTTACAGTCTATGCAAAAATGAAGCATACAGAGAAACCTACTGTGGAGACTTGGTTCAGGTCTGTGTCCTAATTTCAGGCGTTCTCTTTCTGAGtgaggatattttttttctaccacaGGTACAGTTACATTTCAAGATTCTCAAGggagccatatgacttggtctcAGTGGCAGGTCATGAGTCCtgaccaaaaacacacactcaagaaTGGAGAATGGTGAAACATTGGATTATTCTGAAGTGGCTTTCTATGAGTCCTGATTTAATTAGGACTCCAATGagtcaaaatataaacacacgCATTAATCGCACATTTGTAGAACATCAGGTAGGACAATGGAaactatttgtttatatttaatttgaaaaagaacaaacattaaataaaaaactaaaagttAAAAGGCTCACGGTGTGAGAGTGGTTGCAGGTGgctgcatgcaggcctcacagctagaagacccgagttcaattccaccctcggccatctctgtgtggagtttgcatgttctccccgtgcatgcgtgggttttctccgggtactccggtttcctcccacattccaaaaacatgctaggttaattggcgactctaaattgtccataggtatgaatgtgagtgtgaatggttgtttgtcaatatgtgacctgtgattggctggcgaccagtacagggtgtaccccgcctctcgcccgaagacagctgggataggcttaagtgaggataagtggtagaaaatgaatgaatgactaaaagtTAACCACCTTGTCAAATGGgatctattttgttttttccacttttctgacctactataaatgtacttagaatgttgtattctcttgCTAAACGAATGCTTCGAAAGGcaacgccacatttgtttataattcctaaagacgccaccatcaggcacaagtggttggagttcctgattccctaccagcaaaagaaacacattttaatctgtcaactgcATATCACATTGGACTGTTTCgtaaacatgggccagtatgcagctggactagccaacaaacttgctgaagccctacgcctCTCCAACGGTACTTGGTCGTgcggaagagtcagaagagcaagcactaagtaacagtttatcagtgtcctttattttgtgtaagtcatggagcaaaagcgcttttctgtgtagcattatagcatagaggaagcTGCGTTGCCCAGGTTTTTTTACACaatggtagtcccgcaaaacacattacacattacagatgctgtagaaaaagtaacgctaaaatgctaaagctactaaccattgagagacgtcttgaagtaacctcttttcttgagaaacttcgggcTGTCCAGTCtccacttccggatcggattcgggatccaacacatatggctgtatgtttattttgaaaagataagttgccatttattatcaactcctataaagttggcggTACAAACTGAAAGTCTTTCTATGCACTCGGCAGCGGTGGAAACCCCTGGATATTATTAACTCTTACACC
This DNA window, taken from Doryrhamphus excisus isolate RoL2022-K1 chromosome 4, RoL_Dexc_1.0, whole genome shotgun sequence, encodes the following:
- the LOC131128541 gene encoding granzyme A-like — protein: MWPFLPFASFQRIKRLIKVGFVWIAMFSLVHLSGFLSAVALLIAAPNDAAEIIGGSEVRPHSLPFMALLENKKPNCGGILIHPQWVLTAAHCADIKRVLLGVHNIKNTEKDSRQIRNVKSHFPHPCYDVTEKVNDLKLLKLDKVVKKTPAVSILPLPKIDRDPMAGSSCVVAGWGVTNNVAKQMSNVLMSVNVTVVDRVKCNSPDYYNLKPIITKGMICAGSDGRRVADTCSGDSGGPLLCKGVLVGVTSFGPKGCGQIKKPGVYTFLSAKQLEWIKNIIKKK
- the LOC131128540 gene encoding cell division cycle protein 20 homolog B-like, coding for MVKAPQQEWMWTAHEDPQSTDCEEIQSDLKPFCVMNTPLASLHHKSALKLAAPSLVNDYYTNLLDCSCNGLLALALDSSVYIWNSETHSVLGRLEPRLEPGLGHRHTVSCLCWSRDGRILCIGTRRGEVQLWDVERGQNVRTLPSHMSVVRALSWNQQLLSSGSTLGHIHHYDPRAPAPLVGAVVQQEALCSLQWSPDDKWLASGSTDGLLHIWDSGVMGVTRSHQPVATMKQPSAVKAMGWCPWQRKMIATGGGWKDGKLRIWDTESVTCVSSVDSNSQICSLSWTDATRRLITGHGLPHHSAICWEWKLSTLTPSFCLAGHSNRILHVTLNPDASQLFTVGADQCLSVWDI